The DNA region ATGATGTCATGCGAGAAGTGCAtgtgcaattttaatgcaaattggTTTTGCTGGAAACCATTTGTGTATATACGTCTTATATAAGGCGGGCACAGATCGTTCAGACGCAGTTCTGCATAATTTCAACGGCGTTAATTAAAGCATTACACATACATGTTTTGgaattttggaatttttataGAAATGACGAATGGAATCCATTTCAGCAATCAATGGCCATGGTCTTAGACCCAAAAAGCTTTTAACACTCCTCTGTGATGTTGTTATTTGCGTTGCTCGTGGcccaatttatttatatccaAGTGCGTATTTGATTTTAGTGCGGCGGGTTAAAAGTCTCCGGTTAAAAGGGCACAAGGTTATCACATCTCGCCCAGAAATCGTACTCACAGCCAGTCTCCTCCTGGATTTGAGCGATCTCCTCGTTCCGCAGGAAAAGCGACGATTTATTGCCCATGGTGACAGTATTTTGTGCGCCGATTAGTTTATTTAAACTTTCAACAATCGCAGACGAGCGTTGAATGGCATTGGATTGGATCAGAAGTTCGATTTGTGTACAGCCTTAATTCGAGCAGAATAGctggaaaatgccaaaaatcgGGTGGTGTATAAAAATACTGAACAGCCTGCGATAGTTGCGCTAGAGATGGACTTTGTCAAGTGGTGGGATGCTTCCCCTATAACTTAGGAATacattatttttgtgttttccattaataatattttattagtaAACGTTGCCgataaatattaaagttaCCAAATAGTTGTTAATTACAAGCATATTTCTTAGAACAGAAGGTACCctattttatatgcaaagCCCTGAGTATTTTCGTCTCATCACTAGCTGTTACCTCCCATCTCTATTAGCATTCGCATAGAAAATAACGTAAACATTTGTTTAGCCGGATCGAGAATTATCGTTATGGATAAGTTAAATTCCACTCTAACTGCCGTAAAGAACCTACGATCCAACGTAAGGCAGTGCTTTGAGCACTTGGCCGATGGAACCGATGGGGAGGGCGGCGAGGAGAGCCGGAATAAATTCGTACATGACTTTCAGGAAAGATTCGGAGCCATCAACTCGCAATTGCGGTTAGTGAGCACTTTATCTTTTTCCAATGGAGAATACATATGCACTAAACCACTTTCAGTGAGGTAGAGCAGCTTATCAATGGGCTGCAGGTGCCCCCAACACCCTATTCTCTCGGAAACACTGCCTATCTGGCGCAGGAGACTTCTCAGGATCGACAGGCGCTGTACCCTCAATTAGTAAACAGCTACAAGTGGATAGACAAGGTGCACGACCACAGCTTCCTAGCCTTCAACAATCTCAACCAGAACACGCTGAGGCGCTCCTATAATTACTGCTCCCAGAAGCGCCAGCGACTGCCCTTCTCGTCCTTCAACAACGATCCAGAGTAAGTATAAAGTGAGACTAACATATAAATAGCGATTATTTTGTAGTAGTTCGTATGGAAGTTCAAAAAATCGTTTTAAGTGTAGAACTTTAGTGTGAAGCTTTACTTAAATCATTACTTCCATCTCTGTCTGATCCTTAGCCATATAGATAAGCTCCTGAGTGAGATCAACACTCCACCGCATACGTCGTACAGGATTTACCGTCCCTTTGGCACAAACGCTGTCGCCATCGTGACAATAAGCAACGTGATGAAGGCGGCTATTGTCTTCAAAGGAGTGCTCATAGAGTGGGTTACGGTTAAGGGATTTGATGAGCCACTGGAGCATGACGACCTTTGGGCCGAGTCACGTTACGAGGTGTTCCGCAAAGTCCAGGAGCACGCTCACTCAGCCATGCTGCACTTCTTCTCGCCAACGCTACCCGATCTGGCAGTAAAAAGCTATGTGACCTGGCTAAACAGTCATATAAAACTGTTCCTGGAACCATGCAAGCGTTGTGGGAAATTCGTAGTTCATGGACTGCCTCCGACGTGGAGAGACTTGCGCACTCTCGAACCTTTTCACGAGGACTGCCGAAATTGctaaagattttaaaatatttaacgcCGATAGTTGTAACTTGTATActtcatttatttcaaaaacaaaaaattacatGTACTTTGAATGCACCCGGGCggatttttttaaatcgccTCGGTCGACTGAATAACTACAACGGTTCAATGCGTTTTATTGGCCAACCAGTGCAGAAGTCGCCCGTTTTGATTTCTGCACTTGCGTCTGAACGCCATGCTGTAGGCACAGCCGCTCGAAGTTGGCGCGCAGCTTTGCGCGGAGTTCCTCTCGCTTTCGCTGCACTTGTTCTCGGTGGCACTTGAATGCCAAAACTACCTCCTGGGGAATGTAATAGATCTCCTCGTCCTTGTCGTCGTATTCGTCGAAGTCGTCctgaaattaattaagttaaatTAGATTCATTTTGATATTGCGTCCACATTAacaataattatataaatattattttttaaccaTTTCCTATCTTTTAAAGTGACTCACCCACATCTGCAACAATGAAAACTTGTGATCCAACTGCGACTGATGACTGTAGAAAAGCAAGTCGTCTGAGTCCTCGTCGTTGACGTCGTGATTACACAGCCCATCTGAGCAGGACACTTCCGAGCCTTCTGGTGATGAAACCGCGCTGGATGTCCTAGAGTCGGCGTGAGAAGGTGGATCGCTGCCGTATCCAGAATCGCGCACATCCTGCTCGCACTGGCAGTTAGGCATGGTTACCAGGCAATCCTCGCACTTATCGCCAACCGTTTTGGCGATGTTTGACAAAATGCAACTGGACACGTCTAGGTGATCGTCGTCCAGCGGTTGGACCGTAGCCATGGCCTGCATCTGCTTTGGGTTACCTAACTTTGCGGTTGCCGCtttcttctgcttttttttcttcgaTTGCTTCTTCGGTTTCGATTTCGTTGGCTTGGACGTGAGCTCGGGTTCGGGCTCCGGGTGCGGTGTCTCTATAACGATGCCATCGTCCGCACCTGGATCGCTTAGCTCACCATGCTGCACCTGAGTCTCCTCCTCCAGATCTTGCGCCTTCCGCAACTCTTCTTCCTCCTCGTCGGACTCATTGGCCTCGGTATCCTCGCACTGTCGATGCAGCATGTTCTTCTTCTcgtccttcttcttctttttcttaaGCTTCTTCTGCTCGCGCTTGATCTGCTTGGCCCTCTCCGCTCGGCTGATCTCCTGGTAGAGTAGCTCCAGATTGCTAATTCCCTGCTTCTGCTCCACGAACGTGTCAAAGCTGCGGCAAAGGGCATGAACACCCACAGCGGCCAGCACCTGGCAGGCGCGCTCCTCCTCCCGCAAACTGACGTAAATGCGACGCAGTCGTTCGTACATAATCATGCCCACGCAGGTCAGCACCTCTTCCTGGGCAATTTCCAGTGTCTTAGCGTGGCGCTCGCGCAGTTTTGAGTAGCTACCGTTAACTTCGGGCTCGGCCCGCTTGATCAGAGCGTCCAGGAACTCTATCTTGTTTGTGGTCACGTGGATGTGCTGGTCGGGCACGCACTTCCGAATATGAGCGTACAACTGGGCCGCGTAACCCTTCTCCTTAGAAGATATTTCACCAATTAGTATTTTGTAGGCGCGCTCAATCtgcaagaaaaaaaataaaaagttttttagtaAAATTACTGTTTAcatttttccacatttttgttagtcttgtaaatttctctgGATTTTCCAAACATATTTTTGGCCGCGCCCACTTCTGCCCTTTGAATCACATTTCGACGTTAATTTATACATCTTGTGTCTCACCTTTGTACGGCAGCCAGAGCAAAACTTGTGTTTCTTCAGGTAGTTCTCCAGCACGTCGTGCAGTTCCTTTGTCTCGATGATGGTTAGCTCGTTGCGGCAGTTACTCTTCATGGCGGACCACACCTCTCGCCAGGTCTCCGAAAAGGGTTTGGCACGGAAGGCGTCTAGCGAATGGAGAACGCAGCGCGTCTTGTTCCGCAGTTTGTTGTCCAGCAGGTTATTGAGAACCTCATGGTGCCGGTAAAGCAGCGTTCCCAGTGCCTGCGGAGTCTTAAGCTTCTCCTCCACAATGCCTAGGGTGGCGGTGGGGCGCAGTTCCAGCGGATCGAGTGTTCGGTGCCCCGTCTCGGTTAGTTGGTGAAACAGCCGCTCAACGCGTCTACGGCAGCCGACACACTGGACGCACTGATTGAGGACTTCCATGAAACTGGTGCTGTCGATCTCTAGCGACTGCCGGCGCTCCGCCTCTGTGAGCAGTTTAAATTTGCGTGAGAACTCCTCCAAGTCACGTCCACGGATCAGCGGACTGTCGATTACTAGTCCTTTGCTATTCAGGTCCATGAGCATCTGCGgagaaagtggaaaatataaTTAGGGCCAGTTATAATAAATGGTATCGTGAGTATTGCTCCAATACATTACATACCGCAAAAACAACGCTGTaactaaaattataaatagGACCAATCTACTGTCATTTTACGGTATCACATAACATAGGAGTCAAATAGCCGTCAGTactattataatatttaattaattaacaatccGAGAAAACATacattacaaaacaaaaaacagctGTTCGTTTGAAAAACTAACGTAGCTCTGGAAACTGGGAAAAATGCGCTTCATACGTATCGATAGCAAATGCGTTTGGGTGTGCAACCGGTATAAGGAGATTTTGGACAGAGAATCTTGGCCTGAGAGATCGCCTCAACAGATGGCGTGGGGGTGCATATGAGTCCATACAAACAGGTTTGTGTTGTTGGACTTTCCAGCAACATGGCGGACGCGGACAGGGAGGCGGATGAAGAAAAGTTCGGCGGGTGGTGGCAGGTGCAGAATCGCAGCTCAAGTTCAATTAATAAACGCATGATTACACACCAACTAGAACCGAACCCACACATCGCCATCCGCCACTTACACATAACAATCCGACGTGTTATGAAAGTTTTTGGACCAagtgcacgcacacacgcacagcgGCCGTCtctgttgtgtgtgtgtgtgggttctCTCTACTGGCAGTCATTTTCTTTGGATGGCCGTACATATAGCGGAAATCGGTGCGGATATATGCTTACCATTAACTTATCGCCAGCCACCAGAGGCAAGTTTCTGCGACCAACGTAACTGGAGTCATCGTCGTCCGTGTTGTAGACCTTTGTGAGTCTTGCCATTATGGGTATTTGACTTCACGAGCCAGCAACGGGGCAAAACGAAATTTTAGGCACTTTGggacacagacacacacttTTCTCCAGAGGTCCGGGTGTGGGAAACGGGGATTAAAATCGACGGGAGTATGGCGGCAGCGCACGGATTGACAAATAGTGTTTTGACAACAATTTCCACTCTCCACGAAGTTGGAGTGGCTTTGGGAACGCTCTAGAATGGGCTACAAAAATATCTTCTATCTCAAACACGTAGTAGGCAGCAAGTCGGTCCGGTCGCCATTAAAACGGAGCAGGGTTGCCAGTAGGGATGTTGATAATTTAAGCGATATATTTATCTGCTAAATATCGAAAATACgatatatttattgaatatttgaGCTGGTAACTTCTAATTCAGTCGtatgtgttttttaatttgaatgccCGCAATAGAAAGCCTTGCATGCCTATCACTATCAAAATGAAcaacttatttttatttgaatttttattcgAATcgattgaaaaatatttttattgtattttattttctgcACTTTACTGTAATTCTCTGTGAAAACAGTACGacataaaataatttaaatatgttttgttattaacgtatcctttttattttcttaaagtttaaaatttgtaGGATTAAATATAACTTTTCGAATTGCTCATTAATGCATTCAACATGCCGGGtttccaaaatatatattattattataagaaAATGTATTCTTTATTTAATGCTGATATAGAATACCATTTGTTGttagtaaataaaaatatcgGATATACcgaaatattgtttaaatattgtttGCATGTTTACAATTAATTAGTTTGGTACTTCAGAAACATTTAAGATTCATTCAAtcatttcaaaataaacaaaacaactCTAAGAATAATAtgcaaaggaaaaacaaaagcaaccaGGAAATTTAATTGTGTAAGGCACTGTATATGAGTATAAATAACAGGAACAGTAAAACAGTACTGTTAGGAATCGATAACATTGCAATCGAAGCCATTTATCGCAGATGGCACACGCTGGTGTCCGCGTTTCGCTGTGAACTGCTCTAATTCGCGTTGTTCGGCAAAAGTTACAAGTTATTTGCAACGCGGCGGTTTGCAGGTTGTTTAAGTTACTTAGCCTATGCATTAGTGCACCCACCACCGCGCCAATGCCAACACTCTAGAAAATACGAGTAAGTAGAGCTTTGCGCGGATAAAAACAGCCAACTAATATGTTCTCTACTtttgcatctgtgtgtgtttgtgtgcgggCGAAGAATTATTTCTGCAGCCAAGCGGGAAAAGAGGCATTGAACAAAACATCAGTAACATGGACGTATCCCAGCCGCCACCGCAGCTGCTCACAGCACCCTCTGCCCTGGCCACCAACTTTACATCGCTGCCCCCGCCAAACATGGGCGGCCAGCACTATCGGTTCCATCAGCACCATGGATCCAACAAGCACGGATACAACCAATTCAAACCCTTCATGCCCGGCGGCTTCCAGCGGCCTTTCGGAATGTCCCAGGACGACTTCGACGGCAAGCGGCTGCGGAAAAGTGTAATGCGAAAGACGGTTGACTACAACGCGTCGATCATCAAGGCGCTGGAGGTGATTCCCTAGGTTCAAACAGAATGCAGGAAGATTTGCTGTGAAGTCTCGGTTTATTAGTAGCAAAGAGGTGGTTGGGAATTATCGgtgttttaaattttgaagCACTTAAAAAATTTGCAATCTGTGtcacaaattttaattattattagatCAGCAGATGTGTAGTTATTAGTGGAGGACGTAACCATGTAACTTTTTTAATCGGTTTAAAGTTATAAAATCctttataatatatacacCAAATATGTAGGTATCAGATTTAATATGGCTTCTGTCCATATGTAGGATAAAATTTCTTATTTCCGGTATAAACTATGAGTAAATGGAGGCTTTAAATGGAGGAAATATGTTACGTTAGAAATATAGATTTATAAGAAACATTTATTGTCTCTTTCGCTGTGATATGTATTGTTAGTCCTTTTTATCGtttcaaaaatatactttCTTTTCCTTAGAACCGATTATACCAGCGTGATTATCGGGACCGCCTGGCCTTACAGCCGGACAGCATTTATGTGCCCCATATGGTGCCGCCCTCAGCTTACTTGGACAATCCCTCAAACGCAGTGACCACAAGGTTCGTAAAGACGGCTACAAATAAGATGCGATGCCCGATTTTCACATTGGCCTGGACGCCGGAGGGTAGACGCTTAGTTACCGGGGCCAGTTCCGGCGAGTTTACGTTATGGAACGGACTAACCTTCAATTTCGAGACCATTCTGCAGGTGGGTTTCTGTCATCAGATCCCGTGGGATCACGTCTAATCTAATGTTCTCAAACAGGCCCACGACATTTCTGTACGCACGATGGTGTGGTCGCACAACGACAGCTGGATGGTGACCGGCGACCATGGCGGCTATGTTAAGTACTGGCAGTCCAACATGAACAACGTGAAGATGTACCAGGCGCACAAGGAGGCGATTAGGGGAATAAGGTATAGCcatttaattgtaattgtcGAATGTATTTACCATTTTATAGCGGATGCCGCCAGCCGACCAAGACAAAACCAAAGCCAGATTCTCGTTGCTCACATAGTTCATTTAGTTTGGGTCGCTTTGGCCGTTTTAGGTATTTTTGTTGCCTAATCAACATAGTGGATCGGTTCCTTACAGGGCTGTTGCAAATACATATCAATAAAGCCGTCAATATAGCAACATGCCATATAGATATCAGTTTCGCCTTTTTGGCTAAATACGTTTTAACCTCTCCTCCACTAGAACAAAAAGGCTTAAGTATGTTGTAAGCCGCGAACTCTTCTGTGATatatcaataaaaatgaaaagaaataaaaagactGAAAGTAAAATGATACAAATGCAATATTGAGAAAAGCTAACAATAAAACCATCTGACTAAGAACACAAGAAACCCCTGCACAATTTTATTTCCGCGGTCacaacattaaaaataaataaaatgcattgtGCACTGATTGTTCGAAAAATCGGGGGTTTGAGTGTTTTCTTTCTCAAGACTGTCGCATAATCTTGGCGTAAGGACAACACCGATCTATCAAACAGATCAACTAAATCGGCCACATCTTTACATTACATACAAGTTATATATGGAaacaatttactttttataaaaaaaaatatttggtgATTTTTAATGCACTCAACTATTCAACAGGCAATGCAAATAATAAagattttatgtattttatgtgTATATTTAAACCACTGGTACACAACTTTAATAGAATTTGTATAGAATAGGAgtggaaatataaaaatggtttCATGTAATTAAATGCTTCTGCTCAATTTTAGACCGATTTTTTGCAGTACTTGTGTCTTACGCACTCTTTGCTTTGTATTATTGTGAGCTTATACTTCACGTACCGAAAAAATGAAACGTTTTCCCGGATTTCAAACTATCAATTAATCAAACTAGCATCGCCCACACTCATGATCATTCTTCAATTCGTGATTTGTTACGTTCTAACACTCTCCAATGCAATCCACCAAATGCAGTTTCAGTCCTACGGACAGCAAGTTTGTCAGCGGCAGCGACGACGGGACCCTGAGGATATGGGACTTCATGCGGTGTCAGGAGGAGCGAGTGCTACGAGGTGAGATTTAGTGGGGGGTCACAATACAGAGCATCGAGCTTAACTATGTATTTCAATAAGGCCACGGAGCTGACGTCAAGTGCGTGCACTGGCATCCACAAAAGGGAATGATCGTCAGCGGAAGTAAGGACAACCAGCAGCCCATCAAAATTTGGGATCCCAAGAGCGGCATTGCCCTCGCTACTTTGTGAGTACTCAAACCGCATCTTGGTTTCTACCGCACATTActaaatattcattttattcaaTCGTCATAGACACGCCCACAAATCCACCGTAATGGATCTGAAATGGAACGACAATGGCAACTGGCTGGTCACCGCGTCCAGAGATCATCTGCTCAAGCTCTTCGACATCCGCAACCTCAGGGAGGAGGTTCAGGTCTTCCGTGGGCACAAGAAGGAGGCCAGCTCTGTATCCTGGCATCCCATACACGAGGGCCTCTTTTGCTCTGGCGGCTCCGATGGTTCCATTTTGTTTTGGAATGTTGGGTGGGTCCTAGCCTCCTATTGCTTAAAAGTTAACTGGATTGATGACATTCTTCGCTTACAGTACCGATAAGGAGATCGGCTGTGTGGAGACGGCACATGACAGCATTGTTTGGACTCTTGCCTGGCATCCGCTGGGTCACATTCTGTGCTCTGGCTCCAATGATCATACGATCAAATTCTGGACGAGGAACAGACCGGGAGATCTAATGAGAGACAAATACAATCTAAACACATTGCCTGCTAGCCTCGCTGCCCTGGACGAGTGTGAATACGGTCTGTTACCCCTTATTTTGTAAAAAACCATATTATTATATACTCTTTTTTCCAAACAGATGATGCAATTATACCGGGAATGGGACCCGAGGACCGGGTAGAGTTTACTGAAAGTTTAACTGCCGACAAAGGCTTCATTCCTGGCTTGGATTTGGATCCTACCAAAGCAATAAATGACCGCGACCGGGAAAAAAAGGTCCCGTACAGCAAGCCCATTCCCCGCAACTTCCAGGTGAACTGGGCAGGTCCCAGGAGAGCGGACGATCCCAGCGTGCTCAGCATTCACGAGGAGCTGGCCGCCCGCGAGGCCAAGGACACCACAAGCGGACTGAACCACCAGCAAATCAGCGAGAACACAATGGAGGGCATCTTGGCCAGCGGCATGCTTAACGGACTCGATCCCCAAACCATTGTCGGGGTCCTCGTGTACAACCGGTTTATTCGTGTGCACCCGGACTCTCGACTTATGGCAGCTATCCGTCAGGGAGCTGAGTTTCTCAACAAGTATATTGACGCTGGAAAGCTGGAGGAGCTTAATGATGTAGTTCCAGTGAGAGATAGGTCCAGATCTGTATCTCCCACAGTGGAGGCACGTGGGGAGGTGGTTTCCCCGCCCACTAAGAAGTCCCGCTTCGAACCACGTCAGCATAACGCCCAGTTGGTGTGCGTTCGAGAATTAATGCAACTGAAAAAGCCCTTCCTACAGTCACTAGTCGCATCGAAAGCACAGCAACCCAACACGGAGTTTGTGGACGAACCGCCGCTAGAGCAAAGGGATAGGGAGCGCGAACGGGAACGAGACGGAGAGCGCGACAGTCAGCGGGAGCGCGGTCGTGAACGGGAGAGGGACCAATCAGGGGGCAGGCCCAATCCCTGGGCTTCAAATGCCCCGTGGTCAAACAATGGCAATCCTGgaggcaatggcaatggaTCCAATGGCTTTATCAACAGTGGCGCGGATGGATTCAACGATCGGGAACGAGGTGGCCAACGTCGTCGGcggggcaacaacaacaacgccgGTCCTGGGAAcggcggcggaggcggtgggGGCAACCGAAATCGCGgtcgcaacaacaacaacaggcgTTACTAATCGCTATCCCACCAACACACCCATTTACACATTCTTCAGTTATAAGCCACATTATGTCGTTGACTCAATCTCTTTTGCAACTTTTGCTTTGTAATGCTTAAATCAATTTATATTGCTTTACAAGAAACGAAAAGAAATTCGGATTGTAATATATTATTCGTATTGTGTCTAATTTTTCGAGTTTTTTCAAGTGATCTTCACAATGGAACATTTATATCTTTATTTCAGTCACAATCCAGCTCTTCTTGAGATCAGTTTCGCCAAGCAAACCCAAAACTCATTAAGCAATCTACCCAAACCAACAACCACTCTTAATATCTACCATTAGAACCAATGCTATTGAATCTGAAGAACTGAGAAATAACCTACGGgtcatgtatgtatataacaGCAACACCAAGATGGGGGATTAAAAATCCTAACACCGTACTTCTAAATTCCCCCGGACCCAAGTACATGATTATATCCAGATCCGACCCAGTTCTCGACCTTGCTTTCTGCTTCTTTAATTCTTATCAAAAAACTTCGCCTGCCGAGGAGAAGTCGAAGAATGAAAAAAGCTGAGAAACAGAGCACTCCTAATCAAAACCAAATCATCCTAGACGAACGGAAGGCCTTAGCTGCTAGTGCTGCCAGTTCTTTTACCTTTACAGTTCTATACTTTAAGTTTGCtttcaataaataagtatctttattttcttggaaaacttttctttAGACTTTGGGTCTAGCAGCTATTTgagatttaacattttattttgaccTTCAAACCATTTAGGTAGAAAAAGCAAGGTTGCAATTTTTGTActgtatattatattattggcAGTTATTTTAGTTTTGTGCTATTTGCTATCTTAACTTTAATAAAATGGAATATACACAAGACAAGCGTGATTGGAGAACgactttgaaatatttattattggaACCCTTACTAACAACGAAACTAGTGAATATGTTTCAGGCAGTCAGTGAATTGCGGCGACTGCTGCGGTTACTGATACTGTCACGTCTTTCGTTGGCCTCCTCTTGCGGGTCGGCGGCTAAGTGGTTGCTGTTGGTACGGGGGTGTTTGAAGTTCTCCTTGATTTCACGTTCCTCCACGCGCATTCTATCCTTGGTGTGCTGTTCGATGTGGCGCTGTATTTTTTCGGCAGAGGCCACC from Drosophila santomea strain STO CAGO 1482 chromosome 3R, Prin_Dsan_1.1, whole genome shotgun sequence includes:
- the LOC120452132 gene encoding mediator of RNA polymerase II transcription subunit 27, with amino-acid sequence MDKLNSTLTAVKNLRSNVRQCFEHLADGTDGEGGEESRNKFVHDFQERFGAINSQLREVEQLINGLQVPPTPYSLGNTAYLAQETSQDRQALYPQLVNSYKWIDKVHDHSFLAFNNLNQNTLRRSYNYCSQKRQRLPFSSFNNDPDHIDKLLSEINTPPHTSYRIYRPFGTNAVAIVTISNVMKAAIVFKGVLIEWVTVKGFDEPLEHDDLWAESRYEVFRKVQEHAHSAMLHFFSPTLPDLAVKSYVTWLNSHIKLFLEPCKRCGKFVVHGLPPTWRDLRTLEPFHEDCRNC
- the LOC120451997 gene encoding pre-mRNA 3' end processing protein WDR33, with the translated sequence MDVSQPPPQLLTAPSALATNFTSLPPPNMGGQHYRFHQHHGSNKHGYNQFKPFMPGGFQRPFGMSQDDFDGKRLRKSVMRKTVDYNASIIKALENRLYQRDYRDRLALQPDSIYVPHMVPPSAYLDNPSNAVTTRFVKTATNKMRCPIFTLAWTPEGRRLVTGASSGEFTLWNGLTFNFETILQAHDISVRTMVWSHNDSWMVTGDHGGYVKYWQSNMNNVKMYQAHKEAIRGISFSPTDSKFVSGSDDGTLRIWDFMRCQEERVLRGHGADVKCVHWHPQKGMIVSGSKDNQQPIKIWDPKSGIALATLHAHKSTVMDLKWNDNGNWLVTASRDHLLKLFDIRNLREEVQVFRGHKKEASSVSWHPIHEGLFCSGGSDGSILFWNVGTDKEIGCVETAHDSIVWTLAWHPLGHILCSGSNDHTIKFWTRNRPGDLMRDKYNLNTLPASLAALDECEYDDAIIPGMGPEDRVEFTESLTADKGFIPGLDLDPTKAINDRDREKKVPYSKPIPRNFQVNWAGPRRADDPSVLSIHEELAAREAKDTTSGLNHQQISENTMEGILASGMLNGLDPQTIVGVLVYNRFIRVHPDSRLMAAIRQGAEFLNKYIDAGKLEELNDVVPVRDRSRSVSPTVEARGEVVSPPTKKSRFEPRQHNAQLVCVRELMQLKKPFLQSLVASKAQQPNTEFVDEPPLEQRDRERERERDGERDSQRERGRERERDQSGGRPNPWASNAPWSNNGNPGGNGNGSNGFINSGADGFNDRERGGQRRRRGNNNNAGPGNGGGGGGGNRNRGRNNNNRRY
- the LOC120452131 gene encoding gametogenetin-binding protein 2-like, which codes for MARLTKVYNTDDDDSSYVGRRNLPLVAGDKLMMLMDLNSKGLVIDSPLIRGRDLEEFSRKFKLLTEAERRQSLEIDSTSFMEVLNQCVQCVGCRRRVERLFHQLTETGHRTLDPLELRPTATLGIVEEKLKTPQALGTLLYRHHEVLNNLLDNKLRNKTRCVLHSLDAFRAKPFSETWREVWSAMKSNCRNELTIIETKELHDVLENYLKKHKFCSGCRTKIERAYKILIGEISSKEKGYAAQLYAHIRKCVPDQHIHVTTNKIEFLDALIKRAEPEVNGSYSKLRERHAKTLEIAQEEVLTCVGMIMYERLRRIYVSLREEERACQVLAAVGVHALCRSFDTFVEQKQGISNLELLYQEISRAERAKQIKREQKKLKKKKKKDEKKNMLHRQCEDTEANESDEEEEELRKAQDLEEETQVQHGELSDPGADDGIVIETPHPEPEPELTSKPTKSKPKKQSKKKKQKKAATAKLGNPKQMQAMATVQPLDDDHLDVSSCILSNIAKTVGDKCEDCLVTMPNCQCEQDVRDSGYGSDPPSHADSRTSSAVSSPEGSEVSCSDGLCNHDVNDEDSDDLLFYSHQSQLDHKFSLLQMWDDFDEYDDKDEEIYYIPQEVVLAFKCHREQVQRKREELRAKLRANFERLCLQHGVQTQVQKSKRATSALVGQ